The sequence below is a genomic window from Caloenas nicobarica isolate bCalNic1 chromosome 13, bCalNic1.hap1, whole genome shotgun sequence.
TCTGGAGGGGCTGGTGCTGTCTGTGCTCAGGGGACAGAAAGGCCCATCCTGGCCAGAGCTGGGGGGCTCCCAACACCCTGGTATCTCCCAGCCTTCCCACCTGACCACTTTGCTGGAGGTGTCAGAGAGCTCCAGGGCAGCAGTGGAGAGGACACCACCTGCGTAGTTGTCAATGGCCCCCAGTTTGGGGGATATGTCCCCTGACACTGCCTTCAGGCTGTTATTAACACCACACAGCCAATAAGGCCATTGGTGGTGGGAGCGGATACCCAACATGTTCACTCCCTTGCTCACACGCGGTTCTGGGGGTGAGGAAAGATGATTTTCATGGCAGGGGACTGGGGGAAGGCACCAAGAGCCAtgtcacctccctggggacacgtGCAttgagcagccccagggctggcctGGGCTCACCCCACAAAACCAGCACCAGGGCACAGGTGGCAAAGCCCttggaagaagaaggaaggaaacgGTCTGGGTAAAAATCCAGGTGTGTTCTAGAGCCGGGGATGttccctggggctgctctgctggagctccaccagtcctgggcagggaggtgggacGGGGCAGGACTGGGTCAGTGTGGCAGAGCCCGGGGAAGGTTCCTCACCAAACACAGGCTGAAGAACAAGCAGGAACTTGCTGTGCTTATTGTTTCCgtctttttgctttctggtgACTGGGATGGAATGTTTGAGCTGTTTTGTGAAAGGCAACTCAAGGCAGCCCCACAGGACAGAGCTGATGGGTTACAAGACCTTCTCCAGAGACCTGAAGAGGTGTCTACAGGTCCTCCTTCCTCACATGGCTGTGGTTCCTCTGATTGCTGGAGCAGCAGTTACAGGCAGGGCAAGCCCAGAGACATAGTAAATTCTTTCCTCTTTGTCCTTCTCCTCTGTGCCACCAGGCTCTTGCCTTGGACCCTGCaccaggttttggggtgttgCCTTGGTGTGCTCCAGGACACGGGGTCCCTGGAGAACCTCAGTGGGACATTTGTCACCAAGCCGTGGCACCACTGGGCCACTTCCTCATCTCCCAGGTCCCAGCCGGGGCCACCACAAGGGTTGTTAGATGCTGCTCAATATGTCCTGCAGGTGATAGGGAAGGGCAGAGAGATGGCGCTTGGGCTGTACTCAGCTCCTGGGGCCTCAGGGGGTTCTGTCCCCTGGCCCATGGGTCACTGCTGTGGCCAACAGAGACCTGGCCCCCACCCCAGCACTCCGGTCCCATGAGAGCACTGACATCCACATCCCTCCTCCATAATTTcttcctgaagaaggaattttttacaacaagggtggtgagagcctggtcCAGGCTGCCCAAAGAGGCGGcggatgccccattcctggagacatcccaggccaggctggaaggggctctgagcaacctgagctggtgaagatgtccctgctcatggcagggggggcactggatgagctgtgaaTGTCCCttcaaaccaaactattctgtaattctatgattccacaGGAGGCCAGCGCTGTGATGCAGGACCGAGGAGCAACCGTGTGACGTGAGTGtttgtccccagcccctggggcGATGGCCAAGGTGTCGGGGGGACCACACTGGCAGTGCCCCTGTCCTGGTGGATCACAGCCTGGTGATGGAGAGTGAGCCCCTTCTCCAGGAGGGTCAGTTCTCAATGCACCAAGTCCTGCGTGGGCAGGTGCTCTTGCCCATGTGCCCAGCCACAGGCAGCGATGCCTGTGGGCATCCGGGCCCACGCCAGGCAGACACGGGGCCAGGACAGCCTGGCCATGGGAACAAGTCCCATCCTGGCCTGAGATGCCATGGGGACAAGTCCCATTCTAGCCAGGGATGCCAGGGCAATGAGGACAAGCCTCATCCTGGCTGGGGATGCCAGGGCCATGAGGATGAGCCCCATCTTGTCCCTCTCCCCCCAGCTACTCTCCACTCCCGGCTGAAGTGTGGACATGTGGCCCTTGGCCCCCAcgctgggctgggggctctgcCGTGGGAGGACCATGGGGCAGCCGGCCCTGGCCCCGGGTGGGCAGCTACGCGCTTGGCATGGCCGGAGCGACGCGCCGACATTACGGACAACCGCACTCGGCGCCAGACCTCATCCCATTGGCAATAGGTACCCGACTCCCACCCACTGCACCCCGGACACCCTCCTGGGGGAACCCTTGggcctggcaggagcaggacacCACCCAGTCCCCGCTGCCCACCCGGTCCGTGCAGCCCCCAGCGCCGGGGGAAGGATGCGCCAGAGGGGGTTGCAGCCAGGGGCAgtgacagaagcagcagcttgagACCCCCCTGGGTGGGGGGCACCACCCCCACTCCCACTGGCACGTTCACCGCGAAGAGTGCAGCCCCCCTGGGCACCCCCACCACGTAGAGCAGGCACAGGCACAAATCCTGCACCGGCGCGGGACCCCACGGATCGCCGGAGATGCGGGCGGAGAgaggagcccccagccccatcctggCACGGGGAGGGCCGGAGCCCGGCCTGGGGGGCAGAATCGCACCCCGGCCCAGCCAGcaggcagccccggggcccccGGTGAGCTTTGGGGTGTAACCGCACTGTACATAGGCCAGCTCAAACCATTAAAGCTGCTGAACCCCTCAGCAGAGGCAACTGGCTTTATTGAGGCACAGCCCCCCCTGCCTGCGGGGAGATGccccagggacaggcagggccctgggctgagcccccTGGGGCTCTGTGGGCAGTGCCGGGTGTGGGGGGCAGAGGCAAGATCTGGGGGAGACGGGGCACGGCCATGGCACTCAGTACCCCCATACTGGGGCTGCCAGGAGGCCCCAGGCTGTGTGGGGGTGCTGGGTGAGATGTGACCCCTGCAGAGACCAGCTCGGGGCAGGGGGCAGCGCCAGCCCCTGCCTGGGCACGGCAGCCTGGAGGGGGGAACGGTTTGCTCGGATGAAGCtttttggggagcagggagggacgGGGCACCCGCAGCATCAGCTGAAGTGCAGCTCGGCATCAGGCTCGGGGGCTCTgccagggggtggggggggtgcgcggagctgcagagagagaagataATGTACCAAGACCTTGAGGCTGCTCGCCCTACTCCAGACCCCCCTCCAAAGCACAGGGGTGTCACTGGACCCTGTTATAGGAGGCCTGGGGCAGGTTTAGCAGGACACAGTGTCACTGTGACGGGGCTTACCGGCCGGAGACGGGTGGCTGCCAGGTCTGGAGAGCTCTGCCCGCTGCCTGCGCCGTCCTGCCTGCAACCTGGAAGGGCGCggctgctcagccctgctctccgcatgcccccccagcccctttcccAGCCCCCTCCGTGCACTCACTTCCCAGCGGTGTTTcgggagaggggctgggggccaGGCTGGCCCCGGGCaccaggctgggaggggagaagggcgGTGGGGATGGTGatggcagctcctgggaagacACAGTGAAGAGAGATGGGAACAGCGGGAAGGGAGGGGTCTTCCCGCCAGCAGCTATGGCACAAGATGGTGACACAGTGACCCTCCTGCCACCAACCTGCCCAGCTGTCCCCTGGCCCCCGGTGAGCTCCTCCACCACCAGCGAGGGGAAGACACCGACACGGCCGTCAAAGTCGCCCGTCCAGAAGCCGTCGTCCACCTCGCCGGGGGCGCGGGGCAGCACGCGGATGATGGCCCCCTCAGGGAAGCTCAGCTCCTCGGGGCTCTGCCCCTCGTAGTCGTACAGGGCTCGCACCAGCCAGGCTGTGGAGAGGATGGGGTAGGGGCTCAGCACGCCCCGTAGTGCTGCAGCAGGGGCGCAGCAGCCCTTGGGAACCAGCCCCGCACATCTGACATTCCGGCACCCACCTCCAGGCTCCAGCACCAGCTCCGCGGCCATTATGCTGGAGAGCTGGCGGTGCAGGGCAGAGGGTCCTGGGgggccggccccggcccccgcctcGCCACCCAGAGACAGCAGGTACTTTTCGGGGACATAGCCAACCTGGCCTGCCTTGTTCCGAGCCTGGAGGGGCAGAAAACAGGTGACTTGagaaagaaattgttggccctgagggtggtgagagcctgacccaggttggccagagaggtggtggatgaaccatccctggagacatcccaggccaggctggacggggctctgagcaacctgaggtggtgcagatgtccctgctcatggcagggggggcactgggggagtcAGGAAGagcccttcaacccaaactgttctgtgattccatgactGTCCCAGACCccggggcagggacagccctggtGAACTTTGAAATGTGTCTCCCCCTGCTTGGGACAGCTCAGCCCACTCTCACCTTCACCCATTCTTCTGCATCACCATCCTCGATgacctccagctcctctccctggGTGATGGACAGCTCGTCCACCTGGCAGCCCTGCAGGGACGGGATGAAGTGGCAGGGAGGCTGTGCGTGCTGGCAGAGTGGGGGGCAGGCAGCCATGGCCATACCTGGTACCCAAAAATCACCCGGCAGGTGTAGGGGTAGGTgcgggcagcagggctgggctcgTCGTCCTCGTCTGCCTCGTCGCTGTCCTCATAGTCATCAAACTCGGCCAGATCCAGCCCCGCGGGCGCTTCCTCACCCGCCCCCACTATGGCCCCCGCCAGCCATGCGTCCACATCCAGCCCTGCCGCCCGCAGCAGCGCCAGCCGCGCCTCGGCCTTCACCCGGCTGACCTGGGGACACACACGCGTTGTCACAGGCTAAAGGGACACCTGCAGGGTGGGGGGACAGCCCAGCAGGCCCTGTCACTCCTGGTCCCCAGATTGGTGGCCAAAGTGGCAAAGCATCTTCAGCGCCGCATCGCCAACACCGCATCCCCAGTGCCTCATCCCCAGCGCCACCTCTCcccgtccctgtgtcccccaccATGGGGGTGACGGACCCTGAGGCCACCCCAAGCCCCCTGCCCAGGGGACCCACCTCCGCCTTCCGGATGTTTTCCCTCGCTTCCTCCATCCGCCGCTCCGCAGCGGCCGCCTCCGCCTCAGGGACCTGCTGCCGCCTGGTCTCCAGCCGCTGCAGCGCCTGGGGGGCACCCACAGGTCAGGGggtggcaggagctggtgggggCAGAGACAACCCCTCCTTGAGCACCCCTGTGCTCCGTGGGGAAGGacagcacccacctcctcgCTGTGCGCCTTGTTTTTGCAGTCCCGGGCCACCCGAGTGGCCCAGCGCCGGgcctccttctccaggctggccCCGTCGTCCCCCggtggcagcagggacaccTGGGTGAGGACAGGGCGGGCTGAGAAGGGCTTGGCTGTGTGTATCTCCCCAATCCCCCCATAATGTCCCGCCTGCACTTACCTCTTCCACCCCAGCGAGCTGGAAGGGCTGCTGGGGGGCCAGGGTGAAAGCAGGATGCTCCtgcaggaagaggagcaggTCCTGCTCCCGGCACACCTGTGGCAGGGGAGCAGcatggggccgggggggtcacttgtcccctcctgtccccccctgCTCCTGGGATGGGTGCTGTTACCTGCACAGACGCCTCCGCGACGCCCTGGAACCAATCCCGGGTGGCCCGGCAGGTCTCCACCTCCGTCCGGCTGGCCACCGACAAGTGCTCCCGCAGCCGCTCGTAGAGGTCACCGTCCAACGCCTGGGGAAAAGCGGGTGGGAGACAACACCCCCTGGCACTGCCCATAGCCCCCCGGGGGCATCCCTGACCCCgcagtgccaccagccctgtccccgCACCAGTGGGACCCTCCTTGCTGCTCCGTctcacagcagcaccagggagATGCTTCTTGTGGGACCTCGGGAGGGGACACAAGGGGCTCCAGGCAGGTCCTACCTGCATGGCAGCGGGCAGCTCCACCCGCCGGTAATGCTCCAGGTGAGCGGTGGCAGCTGCTACGGCAAAGCCATACTCATTCTGCACCCCCACCAGCTGCCTTGAGTGCTCGGCCAGCCGCGCTGAGAACTGCGGGGACGGGGAGAGCGGGGCTTGGTGATGGGGTGGGGGCCAGCATCTCATGTCCTCCTGAATCCCTGTGCTTGGGGACACCGCTGGCCCCCCACACTGCTGACCTTGGCGCTGAGTTTTTGCAGGCTGGCCTTGGTGTGAAATATCCTCCGGTCGCTCTTTCGGAGCCTGGGGAGGTTGGGGGTGACATGAGACCACCCCGCAGCCATGGCACCCCCCGCCATGGTCCCCTCCGCTCACCGAGCCTCCACATCAGCTGCCTTGTCCTTGGCCACCTCGCTGCTCCGCTGGAGGTGGGTGAACTGCTTCTTTGCCTTGTCCAGCTCCTTCactgtctccagcagctccGCCTGTGCCTTCTGTAGCCGCTCGATGCCCTGCAGGGAGCGTCAGCTGGCAGGGGACAGGCGTCCCCGCCACCCAGCCATGGGGGAACACGTCCTTGCCCCAGTACCTTCTTGAGCATTCTCTCCTTGGAGAGACGGGCGGTGCGGGCGGCCTCAGTGGCGAGGGAGCGGTAGGTCTCTGAGGCGTTGACACGGACCTGCCCGGCGTGCGCGGTCCCCTCGATGACGCCCTTCCAGACAGCGACGGCGCTCCTGCGGGTGGAGGGGTGAGGACAAGGCATGGCGATCTCCTGCCCCCCTACCAGCTTTCAGGGATgccagcaggacagcagcacccccagcccctgtggtCCCCTCCGGGTTGGGTACCacacccctggggacatcccgcccagggctgcatccccaggaCACCTGAATCCTGGTTGGCATTAGGTCAGCTGGGAGGGACACAGAtgggcacagccagccccagcccctagTCCCCAACCCTGTCACCAGCCCACCTCGTGTCACTGGCTtccccgcggccccgctgccAGTCTCTCTTCACGAACTGGCTCGCCAGCCTCTGAAGTGCCTGCAGACAGACCCATCATCACTGTTGCCTGACATGCTgggcaccccagcaccccactgTCCCACTCCGGGGCTGAAACTGGGCACCCTCACACCAGCCCACCTCAtgggtgtccccagagcagaggggacacACTCCCCACAGTGGCTCAGTGTCAGAAGGGACCCCACCCCAGCCCATGCGGGAACACCTTTCTGGGGAGCAGCCACCACCAGGCCCCCCTCCTGCAGTTTTTGGGACCCAGGGGGTGCCAGCAAGGGACATCGACTGCAGATGCAGAAGAGAGGAGCCCCCAGGAAAGCCAAGCACAGCAGGACCCCAACCCTGGGGGAACGGTGCCCCCAGCTTGAGCGGGGAAGGCAGGAACAGGGATGCAtgtgccaggctgctgcagggtgTCCCCAAAGGACACTTCAGGGACATCTCACAGAGCAAAGCCAGGCTCTGACATTTAAGAGCAGAGCCCTGCGATGACCCAGCAGACAGCAGAGCCGGGCGGTTTCCTCCCCTGCACAGTTTGCCCTCTGGGCCCccaaaacacaggaggtttGGGTCGTGCTGTgctcagcaaagcagcccaGTGGCTGCCCTAATGTGGCCAGTGACCCCCTGGCAGGGAAAATGCTGAGTCCACCTGCCACTGGCCTCTGCGGCCGGTAGCGAGCAGCCAAGCTTTGCTCAGGTGATCCCCGTCATTGCCCATTGCCTGCAAGCGGCCGTGCCCCACTCCGAAACACCCCATGGAGGAAAGATAAGGCTCAATGCTTGTGCCCTCCTGGGACACTGGTCCCCAAAAAAACGGTGGCACCTCCTTACCTGCCCATACTCTCTGTCGATGGCAGCCCTCTGCTTGCTGTAGGAcctgtggggagagggcagGTGAGGGGCAGGTGGTGCTGGGACAGGCCACCCCTGCCATCACCCCCCTGCTACCACCCCACACCGTGATGTCCCCATCTAGGTAGGTTCAGA
It includes:
- the FCHSD1 gene encoding F-BAR and double SH3 domains protein 1, translating into MQPPPRKVKLTQELRVRLLEQLSGLQGKQQRDAELLEDIRSYSKQRAAIDREYGQALQRLASQFVKRDWQRGRGEASDTRSAVAVWKGVIEGTAHAGQVRVNASETYRSLATEAARTARLSKERMLKKGIERLQKAQAELLETVKELDKAKKQFTHLQRSSEVAKDKAADVEARLRKSDRRIFHTKASLQKLSAKFSARLAEHSRQLVGVQNEYGFAVAAATAHLEHYRRVELPAAMQALDGDLYERLREHLSVASRTEVETCRATRDWFQGVAEASVQVCREQDLLLFLQEHPAFTLAPQQPFQLAGVEEVSLLPPGDDGASLEKEARRWATRVARDCKNKAHSEEALQRLETRRQQVPEAEAAAAERRMEEARENIRKAEVSRVKAEARLALLRAAGLDVDAWLAGAIVGAGEEAPAGLDLAEFDDYEDSDEADEDDEPSPAARTYPYTCRVIFGYQGCQVDELSITQGEELEVIEDGDAEEWVKARNKAGQVGYVPEKYLLSLGGEAGAGAGPPGPSALHRQLSSIMAAELVLEPGAWLVRALYDYEGQSPEELSFPEGAIIRVLPRAPGEVDDGFWTGDFDGRVGVFPSLVVEELTGGQGTAGQELPSPSPPPFSPPSLVPGASLAPSPSPETPLGSCRQDGAGSGQSSPDLAATRLRPLRAPPPPPGRAPEPDAELHFS